In Leifsonia sp. ZF2019, a genomic segment contains:
- a CDS encoding Fpg/Nei family DNA glycosylase, with product MPELPEVTALAADLNARLTGRVIDRLTISAFAALKTFDPPVEALHGLTIAGVSRHGKFLDISAGDLHVVLHLARAGWIRWRETPPPPPSGRPGKGPLAARLVLDDGSGLDITEAGTKKSLSISVVRDPSDVPGIARLGPDPLDASFTRDAFARILAGQGRAQIKGVLRNQSVIAGIGNAYSDEILHAALMSPFKPAAMSDDELDRLYDAMQSTLREALARADGLAASELKSEKKSGLRVHGRTGEPCPVCGDTIRQVIFADSTLQYCPTCQTGGKPLADRVLSRLVK from the coding sequence GTGCCCGAACTGCCGGAAGTCACCGCCCTCGCCGCCGATCTGAACGCGCGGCTGACCGGACGCGTCATCGACCGGCTGACGATCTCCGCTTTCGCGGCGCTGAAGACGTTCGATCCGCCGGTGGAAGCGCTGCATGGCCTCACCATCGCGGGCGTCTCGCGGCACGGCAAGTTCCTCGACATCTCGGCGGGCGACCTCCACGTCGTCCTCCATCTGGCGCGAGCGGGGTGGATCCGGTGGCGCGAGACCCCTCCGCCGCCTCCGTCCGGTCGCCCGGGAAAAGGGCCTCTCGCCGCGCGCCTCGTGCTCGACGACGGCTCCGGCCTCGACATCACCGAGGCCGGCACGAAGAAGAGCCTGTCGATCTCCGTGGTGCGGGATCCGTCGGACGTCCCTGGCATCGCGCGACTCGGTCCGGACCCGCTCGACGCGTCTTTCACGCGCGACGCGTTCGCGAGGATCCTCGCCGGGCAGGGCCGCGCGCAGATCAAGGGCGTGCTGCGCAATCAGTCGGTGATCGCCGGCATCGGCAACGCCTACTCGGACGAGATCCTGCATGCGGCGCTGATGTCGCCGTTCAAGCCGGCCGCCATGTCGGACGACGAGCTCGATCGGCTCTACGACGCGATGCAGTCGACTCTCCGGGAGGCGCTCGCCCGTGCCGACGGTCTCGCCGCTTCGGAGCTCAAGAGCGAGAAGAAGTCGGGGCTGCGCGTCCACGGTCGTACCGGCGAGCCCTGCCCAGTGTGCGGGGACACGATCCGCCAGGTCATCTTCGCCGACTCCACTCTCCAGTACTGCCCCACCTGCCAGACGGGTGGCAAGCCGCTCGCGGATCGCGTGCTCTCCCGGCTCGTGAAGTGA